A genomic region of Zea mays cultivar B73 chromosome 6, Zm-B73-REFERENCE-NAM-5.0, whole genome shotgun sequence contains the following coding sequences:
- the LOC103630741 gene encoding uncharacterized protein translates to MNRKTMQCRECGSIDYCFRYRLSFIASDGTAEANMFCFENVATKIVGKSSASLLASAADPEITPPDIAAIVSLKFTFVVTYDNESYGGHSNIFLIRSILATYGRDSLLPQIQGNVDITYPNTPMQLTAKEHKSPSTAMSNLTTNSPPHAKRVLTYLSSQTSTSEKDDLSKQKGPQVSL, encoded by the exons ATGAACCGTAAGACAATGCAATGTCGCGAATGTGGATCCATTGACTACTGTTTCAG ATATAGATTAAGTTTTATTGCATCTGATGGAACCGCTGAAGCAAATATGTTCTGCTTCGAAAATGTCGCTACAAAAATTGTTGGAAAATCATCAGCTTCACTCTTAGCTTCTGCAGCAGATCCAGAAATAACTCCACCGGATATTGCAGCTATTGTCTCCCTCAAATTTACATTTGTTGTCACTTACGACAATGAATCTTATGGAGGCCATAGCAATATATTCCTTATCAGATCAATTCTAGCAACATATGGAAGAGACTCTTTACTGCCACAAATACAAGGAAATGTGGACATTACCTATCCAAACACTCCAATGCAACTCACAGCTAAAGAACACAAGTCTCCATCTACAGCAATGTCAAATCTGACAACCAACTCACCACCTCAT GCCAAGCGTGTGCTAACGTATCTTAGCTCACAAACCTCTACTtcggaaaaggatgacctttcaaAACAAAAGGGGCCACAGGTAAGTCTCTAA